A single genomic interval of Haloactinospora alba harbors:
- a CDS encoding helicase-associated domain-containing protein, whose product MTDDATAGRAAGRPCGFTSWLRALPDTDIAELFAARPDLGTPVPADMADLADRASARPSVTRLLDRLDRFSLQVLEGVAALGDGRGTGEPGTAPEELAAALGTDPAPVRRALEPLRRAALVWEDSHRLHPLPGLTEILAPPAGLGPPLRVLLGDLPTSRLEGIAAATGLDPATAGTGEDGSELAERLAAHVGAPDRIGSLLADAGDDARPVVDRLVWGPPHGTLTGATRDIDPSPHASPIARLLARALLVPLDDTTVALPREVGLFLREGHLFHQAASEPPALDGPARSPAAATQAAAGQAFAVLRAVEELLEQWAHDPPGVLRNGGLGVRDVRHAAQTLELEEPDAALLIETARAAGLIATDGGVSGAWLPAPGYDLWRRTPPERRWLRLAEAWLHSTRVPALSGSKDERGRTRNVLGEGLDRRLAPEVRFDVLTALAATAEGTAPRHDSVTAYLEWLRPRRQGEAYGELAEAALREATVLGFTGRGALAPHARALLEEAAGGDTRTADREDSRAAAELAAELPRPSSEVLVQGDLTAVAPGPLVPELARELALAADVESTGGATVYRFTTESVRRALDAGRDAEELTGFLERHSRTPLPQPLRYLISDTARKHGRLRAGTASSYLRCDDPALLDELTHDTRTGDLVLIRLAPTVVASRSTRPVLLERLTSLGYHPVAETTEGSVQLSRSEGQRASESPTGSGLEGPTVPDPKLREAAARAVRAGDTAASAGSASGARPETTLSELAEAAEHGRQVWIGYLGSDGRRSSRIVEPSRVDGGYLTAYDATRAAVHRFAVQRITGVADLDAAGATA is encoded by the coding sequence ATGACCGATGACGCTACCGCGGGTCGCGCCGCCGGGCGTCCTTGCGGATTCACGTCGTGGCTGCGCGCCCTTCCCGACACCGACATCGCGGAGCTGTTCGCCGCACGCCCCGACCTCGGCACCCCGGTTCCCGCCGACATGGCCGACCTCGCGGACCGGGCCAGTGCCCGCCCGTCCGTGACGCGCCTCCTGGACCGGCTCGACCGGTTCAGCCTCCAGGTACTCGAGGGGGTGGCCGCACTCGGGGACGGCCGCGGCACCGGGGAGCCCGGCACCGCACCGGAGGAGCTCGCCGCCGCGCTGGGAACCGACCCGGCACCGGTGCGGCGGGCCCTGGAACCGTTGCGCCGCGCCGCCCTGGTCTGGGAGGACAGCCACCGCCTGCACCCGCTTCCCGGCCTCACCGAGATCCTCGCCCCACCGGCGGGGCTCGGTCCTCCCCTGCGGGTGCTGCTCGGCGACCTTCCCACCTCCCGGCTGGAGGGCATCGCCGCCGCCACCGGCCTCGACCCCGCCACCGCGGGAACCGGGGAGGACGGAAGCGAACTGGCCGAACGGCTGGCCGCGCACGTCGGCGCCCCGGACCGGATCGGCTCCCTGCTCGCCGACGCGGGCGACGACGCCCGCCCGGTCGTGGACCGGCTCGTGTGGGGTCCGCCCCACGGCACTCTCACCGGTGCCACCCGCGACATCGACCCCTCGCCGCACGCCTCCCCCATCGCCCGGCTCCTCGCCCGGGCGCTGCTGGTGCCGCTCGACGACACCACCGTCGCCCTCCCCCGCGAGGTGGGGCTGTTCCTGCGTGAGGGGCACCTGTTCCACCAGGCCGCCTCGGAGCCCCCCGCCCTCGACGGGCCCGCGCGTTCCCCCGCGGCGGCCACCCAGGCGGCCGCGGGCCAGGCGTTCGCCGTCCTGCGCGCGGTCGAGGAACTGCTGGAACAGTGGGCGCACGACCCTCCGGGAGTGTTGCGCAACGGCGGCCTGGGCGTGCGGGACGTACGCCACGCCGCCCAGACACTGGAGCTCGAGGAGCCGGACGCCGCGCTGCTCATCGAAACCGCGCGGGCGGCGGGTCTCATCGCCACCGACGGCGGGGTGTCGGGGGCGTGGCTGCCGGCCCCCGGATACGACCTGTGGCGCCGCACCCCGCCGGAGCGGCGCTGGCTGCGGCTCGCCGAGGCGTGGCTGCACTCCACCCGGGTTCCCGCCCTCAGCGGTTCCAAGGACGAACGCGGCCGCACCCGCAACGTCCTCGGCGAGGGTTTGGACCGGCGGCTCGCCCCGGAGGTGCGGTTCGACGTGCTGACGGCGCTCGCCGCCACGGCCGAGGGCACGGCGCCCCGACACGACTCCGTGACCGCTTACCTGGAGTGGTTGCGGCCGCGCCGCCAGGGCGAGGCCTACGGGGAGCTCGCCGAGGCCGCGCTGCGCGAGGCGACGGTACTGGGCTTCACGGGACGGGGCGCGCTGGCCCCGCACGCCCGCGCGCTGCTGGAGGAGGCCGCCGGCGGCGACACCCGCACCGCCGACCGGGAGGACTCCCGCGCAGCCGCGGAACTGGCCGCCGAGCTGCCCCGGCCGAGTTCGGAGGTGCTGGTGCAGGGCGACCTCACCGCGGTCGCGCCGGGGCCGCTCGTCCCGGAGCTGGCCCGGGAGCTGGCGCTGGCCGCCGACGTGGAGTCCACCGGCGGCGCCACCGTGTACCGGTTCACCACCGAGTCGGTGCGTCGCGCCCTAGACGCCGGGCGCGACGCGGAGGAACTGACCGGCTTCCTGGAGCGCCACTCCCGCACCCCGCTGCCGCAGCCGCTGCGGTACCTCATCTCCGACACCGCCCGCAAACACGGGCGGCTGCGCGCGGGTACCGCGTCCAGCTACCTGCGGTGCGACGATCCCGCCCTGTTGGACGAGCTGACGCACGACACCCGCACCGGTGACCTCGTCCTCATCCGGTTGGCACCCACGGTCGTCGCCAGCCGCAGCACCCGCCCGGTACTGCTGGAACGGTTGACGTCGCTGGGCTACCACCCCGTCGCCGAGACGACGGAAGGGTCGGTGCAGCTCAGCCGTTCCGAGGGCCAGCGGGCCAGTGAGAGCCCCACCGGCAGCGGCCTGGAGGGGCCCACGGTGCCGGACCCGAAGCTGCGGGAGGCCGCGGCCCGGGCCGTACGCGCCGGGGACACCGCGGCCTCGGCCGGTTCCGCCTCGGGGGCGCGGCCCGAGACGACCCTGTCCGAGTTGGCCGAGGCGGCGGAGCACGGGCGCCAGGTGTGGATCGGTTACCTGGGTTCCGACGGCCGCAGGAGCAGCAGGATCGTCGAACCGTCCCGGGTCGACGGCGGGTACCTCACCGCCTACGACGCCACCCGTGCCGCGGTGCACCGTTTCGCGGTGCAGCGGATAACGGGCGTCGCCGACCTCGACGCGGCGGGGGCCACCGCATAA
- a CDS encoding cold-shock protein, with translation MPTGKVKWYDSDKGFGFLTRDDGGEVFVHSSALPQGATSLRAGQRVEFGVVEGRKGMQALQLKLLDAPRSVAKATRKKPDEMVSLVEDLIRLLDGVSGTYRKGKHPDRQEASKIAQVLRRVADDMEA, from the coding sequence GTGCCCACCGGCAAGGTCAAGTGGTACGACAGCGACAAGGGGTTCGGCTTTCTCACCCGCGATGACGGCGGGGAGGTCTTCGTGCATTCCTCCGCGCTACCTCAGGGCGCGACGTCCCTGCGCGCCGGCCAGCGGGTCGAGTTCGGCGTGGTCGAGGGCCGAAAGGGGATGCAGGCGCTCCAGCTGAAGCTCCTCGACGCCCCGCGGTCGGTCGCCAAGGCGACACGCAAGAAGCCGGACGAGATGGTGAGCCTCGTCGAGGACCTGATCCGTCTCCTGGACGGCGTGTCCGGTACGTACCGCAAGGGCAAGCACCCCGACCGCCAGGAGGCGAGCAAGATCGCCCAGGTGCTCCGCCGCGTCGCCGACGACATGGAGGCGTGA
- a CDS encoding DUF3027 domain-containing protein: MDLAREAAAEVGHPEWVGDHLAANVEDTRLVTHLFACLDPAYPGWHYAVTVVRAARAKTVTVNEAVLLPGAESLLPPAWVPWKDRLRPGDLGVGDLLPASVDDERLKPGFTQVPDEDDEEGVDKHQEWEPGLGRARVLSETGRKAAAERWYEGEPGPRSAIATAAPAPCATCGFMTPLAGGLRQMFGVCTNEYAPDDGKVVSLDHGCGAHSEASHSNQHSEPLAPVVVDEWDYDHIVADDTSELELVSSDG; encoded by the coding sequence GTGGACCTCGCGCGCGAAGCGGCCGCCGAGGTCGGACATCCCGAGTGGGTCGGTGACCACCTCGCGGCGAACGTCGAGGACACCCGTCTCGTCACCCACCTGTTCGCCTGCCTCGACCCCGCCTACCCGGGATGGCACTACGCCGTCACCGTCGTGCGCGCGGCGCGCGCCAAGACCGTCACGGTGAACGAGGCGGTGCTGCTGCCCGGAGCCGAGTCCCTGCTGCCGCCCGCGTGGGTGCCGTGGAAGGACCGGCTGCGTCCCGGCGACCTCGGCGTGGGCGACCTGCTGCCGGCCTCCGTGGACGACGAACGGCTGAAACCCGGCTTCACCCAGGTGCCCGACGAGGACGACGAGGAGGGCGTCGACAAGCACCAGGAGTGGGAGCCCGGACTCGGCCGCGCCCGGGTCCTGTCCGAGACCGGCCGCAAGGCCGCGGCGGAACGCTGGTACGAGGGAGAGCCCGGACCGCGCAGCGCCATAGCCACGGCCGCCCCCGCCCCGTGCGCGACCTGCGGTTTCATGACCCCGCTGGCGGGCGGGCTCCGGCAGATGTTCGGAGTGTGCACGAACGAGTACGCCCCCGACGACGGCAAGGTCGTCTCCCTCGACCACGGGTGCGGCGCCCACTCCGAAGCCTCGCACTCCAACCAGCACAGCGAACCCCTCGCGCCCGTCGTCGTGGACGAGTGGGACTACGACCACATCGTCGCCGACGACACGTCGGAACTGGAACTCGTTTCCTCCGACGGTTAG
- a CDS encoding DNA repair helicase XPB: protein MPDGPLIVQSDKTLLLEIDQGLADECRRAIAPFAELERAPEHVHTYRVTPLALWNARAAGHDAEQVIDVLLAYSRFPVPHSLLVDITETMDRYGKLRLLSHPAHGLVLHATDTDVLEEVARAAATAGMLGERVEPDTATVHPSERGNLKQALLKLGWPAEDLAGHVDGEYHPVALNQDTWQLRDYQREAADSFHAGGSGVVVLPCGAGKTLVGAAAMSLAQATTLILVTNTVAVHQWRSELLRRTTLTAEEIGEYSGSRKDVRPVTIATYQVLATRRKGAPLHRELFDARDWGLIIYDEVHLLPAPIFRETAELQARRRLGLTATLVREDGREEDVFSLIGPKRYDAPWKEMEEQGWIAPADCVEVRADLTEAERLAYATADSQDRYRFCASSGSKTEIVRELVQRHAGEQTLIIGTYIDQLTELAEAVDAPLVTGDTPVRERERLFDRFRSGEVGTLAVSKVANFSIDLPEAGVAIQVSGSFGSRQEEAQRLGRLLRPKTAARRARFYAVVTRDTLDQEYAAHRQRFLAERGYTYRIADANDVLAGEEL, encoded by the coding sequence GTGCCCGACGGACCGCTCATCGTCCAATCCGACAAGACCCTGCTGCTGGAGATCGACCAGGGGCTGGCCGACGAGTGCCGCCGCGCCATCGCCCCGTTCGCGGAGCTGGAGCGTGCTCCCGAGCACGTGCACACCTACCGGGTCACACCACTGGCGCTGTGGAACGCCCGGGCCGCGGGGCACGACGCCGAGCAGGTCATCGACGTCCTCCTCGCCTACTCCCGGTTCCCGGTCCCGCACTCGCTTCTGGTGGACATCACCGAGACGATGGACCGGTACGGGAAGCTGCGGCTGCTCTCCCACCCGGCGCACGGTCTCGTCCTGCACGCCACCGACACGGACGTGCTGGAGGAGGTCGCCCGCGCCGCGGCGACGGCGGGCATGCTCGGCGAGCGGGTCGAGCCGGACACCGCCACCGTCCACCCCAGCGAGCGCGGCAACCTCAAACAGGCCCTGCTCAAGCTCGGCTGGCCCGCCGAGGACCTCGCGGGACACGTCGACGGTGAGTACCACCCGGTCGCGTTGAACCAGGACACGTGGCAGCTGCGCGACTACCAGCGGGAGGCCGCCGACAGTTTCCACGCCGGCGGGTCCGGAGTGGTGGTACTGCCCTGCGGGGCCGGCAAGACCCTCGTCGGGGCGGCCGCGATGTCCCTGGCCCAGGCGACCACCCTGATCCTGGTCACCAACACGGTCGCGGTGCACCAGTGGCGCAGCGAACTGCTGCGCCGCACCACCCTCACCGCTGAGGAGATCGGCGAGTACAGCGGCTCCCGCAAGGACGTCCGGCCGGTCACGATCGCGACCTACCAGGTGCTGGCGACGCGGAGGAAGGGCGCCCCGCTGCACCGGGAACTGTTCGACGCGCGGGACTGGGGCCTGATCATCTACGACGAGGTGCACCTCCTCCCCGCCCCGATCTTCCGGGAGACCGCCGAGCTGCAGGCCCGCCGGCGGCTCGGGCTGACCGCGACACTGGTGCGTGAGGACGGCCGGGAGGAGGACGTGTTCTCCCTCATCGGGCCGAAACGCTACGACGCGCCGTGGAAGGAGATGGAGGAGCAGGGCTGGATCGCCCCGGCGGACTGCGTGGAGGTCCGGGCGGACCTCACCGAGGCGGAGCGGCTCGCCTACGCGACCGCCGACTCCCAGGACCGGTACCGGTTCTGCGCCTCCTCCGGGTCCAAGACGGAGATCGTGCGGGAGCTGGTGCAGCGGCACGCCGGGGAGCAGACGCTGATCATCGGCACCTACATCGACCAGCTGACCGAACTCGCCGAGGCCGTGGACGCGCCGCTCGTCACCGGGGACACCCCGGTGCGGGAACGCGAGCGGCTGTTCGACCGGTTCCGGTCCGGCGAGGTGGGGACACTGGCGGTGTCCAAGGTCGCCAACTTCTCCATCGACCTGCCCGAGGCCGGGGTGGCGATCCAGGTGTCGGGTTCGTTCGGCTCCCGGCAGGAGGAGGCCCAGCGGCTGGGGCGGCTGCTGCGCCCGAAGACGGCGGCGCGCCGCGCCCGGTTCTACGCGGTGGTCACCCGGGACACGCTGGACCAGGAGTACGCCGCGCACCGCCAGCGGTTCCTGGCCGAGCGCGGCTACACCTACCGGATCGCCGACGCGAACGACGTCCTCGCGGGCGAGGAGCTCTAG
- a CDS encoding HAAS signaling domain-containing protein produces the protein MSERAEQLVLSYLSRVGDAAYGALSPRHRASYLAGLRSRIEAACIGGKATRVEDVRRVLEEFGDPAELVSRECATEAVPGPPGGPGAAVTPEEESQPENPRRVRRDPPPWRGGPDGGWLGRGGAFGRPSEGIAPGRALGDLARAARRNPPELLALLLYLASAAGSALAAVWLLGAALAALSRVWTRRDKWVALGVPVAATALGMLLWPGEAPYIDQVLLGSLADTGVYGLRAAAVCVAFYLAARTSRITREAAD, from the coding sequence ATGAGCGAGCGCGCCGAACAACTGGTGCTGTCCTACCTGTCACGCGTCGGAGACGCCGCCTACGGGGCCCTGTCACCGCGCCACCGCGCCTCCTACCTCGCCGGTCTGCGATCCCGGATCGAGGCCGCCTGTATCGGAGGGAAGGCAACGCGGGTGGAGGACGTCCGGCGCGTCCTGGAGGAGTTCGGGGATCCCGCCGAGCTCGTCTCCCGCGAGTGCGCGACCGAGGCCGTGCCCGGCCCTCCCGGAGGTCCGGGCGCCGCGGTCACCCCCGAGGAGGAGTCCCAACCGGAGAACCCGAGGCGGGTGCGGCGCGACCCGCCACCCTGGCGCGGCGGTCCCGACGGTGGCTGGCTCGGCCGGGGAGGGGCGTTCGGCCGGCCTTCGGAGGGGATCGCGCCGGGACGGGCCCTGGGCGACCTGGCGCGTGCGGCGCGCCGGAACCCACCGGAGCTGTTGGCCCTTCTCCTCTACCTCGCCAGCGCGGCCGGTTCGGCGCTGGCCGCCGTGTGGCTCCTGGGCGCCGCCCTGGCGGCGCTGAGCCGGGTGTGGACACGGCGCGACAAGTGGGTGGCGCTGGGGGTGCCCGTTGCCGCGACGGCTCTGGGGATGCTGCTGTGGCCGGGAGAGGCGCCCTACATCGACCAGGTCCTTCTCGGTTCTCTCGCGGACACGGGTGTGTACGGGCTGCGTGCCGCCGCGGTGTGCGTTGCGTTCTATTTGGCCGCGCGGACCTCACGCATCACCCGGGAGGCCGCGGACTGA
- a CDS encoding CD225/dispanin family protein: MNNQSLPPGASSPRDDQDGAAGTRDRGAGRDQGREEARAAGSSSSTMALMLHALTFVCCGNWIFGVIGIVFAVRAAHKRDRGLYEEAEVLTRYSWYSLGAAAVMAVVMFGLSLWIFTQAGSWVGGPAPESLW; encoded by the coding sequence GTGAACAACCAGTCACTCCCCCCGGGAGCCTCCTCCCCCAGGGACGACCAGGACGGCGCCGCGGGCACGCGGGACCGCGGCGCGGGGCGGGATCAGGGCCGCGAGGAGGCGCGGGCCGCGGGTTCCAGCAGTTCCACCATGGCGTTGATGCTGCACGCCCTGACGTTCGTGTGCTGCGGCAACTGGATCTTCGGCGTGATCGGGATCGTGTTCGCGGTGCGTGCCGCGCACAAACGGGACCGGGGGTTGTACGAGGAGGCCGAGGTCCTCACCCGCTACTCGTGGTACTCGTTGGGGGCCGCGGCGGTCATGGCCGTGGTGATGTTTGGGCTGTCCCTCTGGATCTTCACCCAGGCCGGCTCCTGGGTGGGAGGCCCGGCGCCCGAGTCCCTCTGGTAG
- a CDS encoding LysR family transcriptional regulator: protein MDDLETRELRYFVAVAEELHFGRAAVRLGIEQPPLSRAIRQLERRIGVQLFDRNRRGAALTEAGEVLLREAQAALDAVAAAARRTRRAGDLKRPLVLVTKAGASHELLQRLLDTFASEPSAPPVDVLLCEVGEQAQLLRNGRADVALMHQPFDDLAGFDTEDLYVEGQIALLPAGHPLASRSQLTLAEVSDVPDLPLARWPRIDGSYPDGPGPEVHTQSQLAQLVALGKTLLVIPASSRAWQWPAHVAVPVVDAPDVTTVLAWPPNSHSPDIASLVRSASGLRSTASSTPAD, encoded by the coding sequence GTGGACGATCTTGAGACTCGCGAGCTCCGCTACTTCGTCGCCGTCGCCGAGGAGCTGCACTTCGGTCGCGCCGCCGTTCGGCTCGGTATCGAACAACCGCCGCTCTCACGCGCGATCCGCCAGCTGGAGCGGCGGATCGGCGTCCAGCTCTTCGACCGGAACCGTCGTGGAGCAGCGCTTACCGAGGCTGGCGAGGTCCTGCTCCGCGAGGCCCAAGCGGCCCTCGATGCGGTCGCGGCCGCTGCGCGCCGGACGCGGCGCGCCGGGGACCTGAAGCGGCCACTAGTGCTCGTGACGAAAGCCGGGGCATCCCACGAGCTGCTGCAGCGCCTCCTCGACACGTTTGCGAGCGAACCCAGCGCGCCGCCGGTCGACGTCCTCCTGTGCGAGGTCGGCGAGCAGGCACAGCTACTGCGCAACGGGCGCGCCGACGTGGCACTCATGCACCAGCCATTCGACGACCTCGCCGGGTTCGACACCGAGGACCTCTACGTCGAAGGCCAGATCGCGCTCCTTCCTGCGGGCCATCCGCTCGCATCACGCAGTCAGCTCACGCTGGCGGAGGTCAGCGACGTGCCGGACCTGCCGCTCGCTCGATGGCCCCGGATCGACGGGTCCTACCCGGACGGGCCCGGGCCGGAGGTGCACACCCAGTCGCAGCTCGCTCAGCTCGTGGCGCTCGGCAAGACGCTGCTCGTCATTCCCGCCTCCAGCCGTGCCTGGCAGTGGCCCGCTCACGTCGCGGTGCCCGTCGTCGACGCACCGGACGTCACCACGGTGCTCGCATGGCCGCCAAACAGTCACTCACCGGACATTGCATCACTCGTCCGCTCAGCGTCCGGGCTTCGCAGCACTGCGTCTTCTACGCCCGCGGACTGA
- a CDS encoding sacsin N-terminal ATP-binding-like domain-containing protein, giving the protein MTRTQDDPFGTAELRRRVLDGWADSPARFREDANAHEDYTRDGYHDRVIVELAQNAADAARRAGTTGKLHLDLDNTLLTAANTGAPLDADGVESLATLRASAKRDQAAATGRFGVGFSAAAAVSDDITATSRDGAVCWSLHRARTAVESELLETGRARSGLAEEIHRRGGDLPMLRLPFPAPHEPPPEGYDTAVLLRLRDSDARERVVELLDETSETLLLALPYLTEVWVTVDGAHRRITRSSAPDSPDVHTRAADDSATRDTRWRTVTRTGRLSPDTLADRPAEERARPDWAVTWAVPLREDGGPGELPAAARVVHAPTPSDAVLSLPALLIGTFPLTPDRRHIAAGPATDALLTEAAGAYCDLLGLLDARTALDLVPATPAAAGEFDGMLRSALTKPLQETPFLVTETGEPVRPRDAAVIDGGAEVTRAVSDLAPSALPGSWNPNHPALAQLRVRRVGLAELADQLADADREPEWWRRLYAALRTSGTHGTDLGDLGALPVPLADGRTVRSPRGLLAPTGPAFDTGDLDPQGLSPLGVRIVHPDAMDPLLLRLGAVEADEDAVLTDPLTREAVRNSLDADDPEEVTGPVLALAALAGTTAAEEPWLAELALRDSDGGYSPAGELLLPDSPLHDILTDDAPFGTLAADLVDSHGQRTLEKVGVVSTFTLVRATEVPLGPSLPDSLDGAWLADLDLWAREVEDSLGETGTPPVVTELVGVADLEFVRDDRWPQALELIAGSDELRAAVVEPARVVTGEGATADTRSYTAWWLRHVPVVDGREPAALRTAHAEPALAALYDRAPEGLDTRLALALGVRHTTEDLLAEPDGPDDLLRRLADPQRHVPRRHLPRLWAALARVEPDRVSPPEVVRAVRDGAVVTADAEEAVVVDAPDLLPLLAQRPVVLAPAGVAAALADVLDLALASEEVPGRVTTLGEVRNVPEEVRSFLDTSATTYVHHERLLVDGVAVSWRCGADALHASGVDGLARALCWAAGQWQRRHLVAAALHHPDTLPELLAETEVGSSEDV; this is encoded by the coding sequence ATGACCCGCACCCAGGACGACCCGTTCGGCACCGCCGAACTCCGCAGACGCGTCCTCGACGGATGGGCTGACTCCCCGGCGCGGTTCCGCGAGGACGCCAACGCCCACGAGGACTACACCCGCGACGGGTACCACGACCGCGTCATCGTGGAGCTCGCCCAGAACGCCGCGGACGCCGCCCGCCGCGCGGGAACCACCGGGAAACTCCACCTGGACCTGGACAACACCCTGCTGACCGCCGCGAACACCGGAGCGCCGCTGGACGCCGACGGTGTGGAGTCCCTCGCGACGTTGCGGGCCTCCGCCAAACGCGACCAGGCCGCGGCCACCGGGCGGTTCGGCGTGGGCTTCTCCGCCGCCGCCGCGGTCAGCGACGACATCACCGCCACCTCGCGGGACGGCGCCGTCTGCTGGAGTCTGCACCGTGCCCGGACCGCCGTCGAGAGCGAGCTGCTGGAGACCGGACGCGCCCGCAGCGGCCTCGCCGAGGAGATCCACCGGCGCGGCGGCGACCTCCCGATGCTGCGCCTTCCGTTCCCCGCCCCGCACGAGCCCCCGCCGGAGGGATACGACACGGCCGTGCTCCTGCGGCTGCGCGACAGTGACGCCCGCGAACGCGTGGTCGAACTGCTGGACGAGACCAGCGAGACGCTGCTGCTCGCACTGCCTTACCTCACCGAGGTGTGGGTCACCGTCGACGGGGCGCACCGCCGTATCACCCGCAGCAGCGCCCCCGACAGCCCCGACGTCCACACCCGCGCCGCCGACGACTCCGCGACCCGCGACACCCGGTGGCGCACCGTCACCCGTACCGGGCGGCTCTCCCCGGACACGCTCGCGGACCGTCCCGCCGAGGAACGCGCCCGCCCGGACTGGGCCGTCACCTGGGCGGTTCCGCTGCGCGAGGACGGCGGACCCGGCGAGCTCCCCGCCGCCGCCCGGGTGGTGCACGCGCCCACACCCAGTGACGCGGTCCTGTCCCTGCCGGCGCTGCTCATCGGCACCTTCCCGCTCACCCCCGACCGCAGGCACATCGCGGCCGGTCCGGCGACCGACGCGCTCCTCACCGAAGCGGCCGGAGCCTACTGCGACCTGCTCGGCCTCCTCGACGCCCGCACCGCCCTCGACCTCGTCCCCGCCACCCCCGCCGCCGCGGGCGAGTTCGACGGGATGCTGCGTTCCGCCCTGACCAAACCCCTCCAGGAAACCCCGTTCCTGGTCACCGAGACCGGAGAGCCGGTCCGGCCCCGGGACGCCGCCGTCATCGACGGCGGAGCCGAGGTCACCCGGGCCGTGTCCGACCTCGCGCCCAGCGCCCTGCCCGGGTCCTGGAACCCCAACCACCCCGCCCTGGCCCAGCTGCGGGTGCGCCGCGTCGGCCTGGCCGAGCTCGCCGACCAGCTCGCCGACGCGGACCGGGAGCCGGAATGGTGGCGGCGCCTGTACGCGGCGCTGCGCACCTCCGGAACGCACGGCACCGACCTCGGCGACCTCGGCGCTCTGCCGGTCCCGCTCGCCGACGGCCGCACCGTGCGCTCCCCGCGCGGCCTCCTCGCCCCCACCGGTCCCGCGTTCGACACGGGCGACCTCGACCCGCAGGGACTGTCCCCCCTGGGGGTGCGGATCGTCCACCCCGACGCGATGGACCCCCTGCTGCTGCGGCTCGGCGCGGTGGAGGCCGACGAGGACGCGGTCCTCACCGACCCGCTCACCCGGGAAGCGGTGCGCAACTCGCTGGACGCCGACGACCCCGAGGAGGTCACGGGCCCCGTCCTGGCTCTGGCCGCTCTCGCCGGCACCACCGCGGCAGAGGAGCCCTGGCTGGCGGAGCTGGCGCTGCGCGACAGCGACGGCGGCTACTCGCCCGCCGGTGAGCTCCTGCTGCCCGACAGCCCCCTGCACGACATCCTCACCGACGACGCCCCGTTCGGCACCCTCGCCGCGGACCTCGTGGACAGCCACGGGCAGCGCACCCTGGAGAAGGTCGGCGTGGTGTCCACCTTCACCCTGGTGCGGGCCACGGAGGTGCCGCTGGGCCCCAGCCTCCCCGACAGTCTGGACGGGGCGTGGCTGGCGGACCTGGACCTGTGGGCGCGCGAGGTGGAGGACTCCCTCGGCGAGACCGGAACGCCGCCGGTGGTGACGGAACTGGTGGGGGTCGCGGACCTGGAGTTCGTCCGCGACGACCGCTGGCCCCAGGCCCTGGAGCTCATCGCCGGATCGGACGAGCTGCGCGCGGCCGTCGTCGAACCCGCCCGTGTCGTGACGGGGGAGGGGGCCACGGCCGACACCCGCTCCTACACCGCCTGGTGGCTGCGGCACGTTCCGGTGGTGGACGGCCGCGAACCCGCCGCGCTGCGCACCGCACACGCCGAGCCGGCCCTCGCCGCGCTGTACGACCGGGCACCCGAGGGGTTGGACACCCGGCTCGCCCTGGCGCTGGGCGTACGGCACACCACGGAGGACCTCCTGGCCGAACCCGACGGGCCCGACGACCTCCTGCGGCGCCTCGCCGACCCGCAGCGGCACGTGCCCCGCCGGCACCTGCCCCGGTTGTGGGCGGCGCTGGCGCGGGTGGAACCGGACCGCGTGTCCCCGCCCGAGGTGGTGCGCGCGGTGCGCGACGGCGCCGTCGTGACCGCCGACGCGGAGGAGGCCGTGGTCGTGGATGCGCCCGACCTGCTCCCGTTGCTGGCTCAGCGTCCGGTGGTCCTCGCCCCGGCGGGTGTGGCGGCGGCCCTCGCCGACGTGCTGGACCTGGCCCTGGCCAGCGAGGAGGTTCCCGGCCGCGTCACCACGCTCGGAGAGGTGCGCAACGTCCCCGAGGAGGTGCGGTCGTTCCTGGACACCAGCGCCACCACCTACGTGCACCACGAACGGTTGCTGGTGGACGGGGTGGCGGTCAGCTGGCGGTGCGGCGCGGACGCGCTGCACGCCTCGGGTGTCGACGGGCTCGCCCGCGCACTGTGCTGGGCCGCTGGCCAGTGGCAGCGGCGGCACCTGGTGGCCGCGGCGCTGCACCACCCGGACACGCTGCCCGAGCTGCTGGCGGAGACCGAGGTAGGAAGTTCAGAAGATGTGTAA